A single genomic interval of Flectobacillus major DSM 103 harbors:
- a CDS encoding sugar phosphate isomerase/epimerase family protein, protein MNSRRDFLKKSGLMSLAGLSLPSFLADAAAGHAVGKHAIGVQLYTTMSVIDKDVEGTLKAIANIGYKEIESAFSMKGGYYGMKPKEFASLLKDLGLTWAAHHATGAPRKPRPQTDTAAAAQQAPRPAMPPMKNLQQNYQEIIDDLAEGGVKYLVCASTPVSTLDEVKTSIDTFGKAGEACKKAGLQLVFHNHTAEFEKVEGQLPYEMFISQLSSDILKFELDLAWAMKAGVDVVALFKKNPGRFPMWHVKDLDKTTMKPVEIGNGFIDFTPIFAAAKTAGVKHYFVEQDGATTPIESLTTSFNNLRNKI, encoded by the coding sequence ATGAATAGCAGAAGAGATTTTTTGAAAAAATCGGGATTAATGAGCCTTGCGGGGCTATCACTTCCTTCGTTTTTGGCTGATGCCGCCGCAGGTCATGCAGTGGGCAAACACGCTATTGGTGTACAGCTTTATACAACGATGTCGGTGATTGACAAAGATGTTGAGGGTACACTAAAGGCTATTGCCAATATTGGTTATAAAGAAATAGAATCGGCATTTAGTATGAAGGGCGGTTATTATGGCATGAAACCCAAAGAATTTGCGAGTTTGCTCAAAGACCTTGGCTTAACATGGGCTGCTCATCATGCTACTGGTGCTCCACGCAAGCCTCGCCCACAAACAGATACTGCTGCTGCTGCTCAACAAGCACCACGCCCAGCGATGCCACCAATGAAAAATTTACAACAAAATTATCAAGAAATTATAGATGATCTGGCCGAAGGAGGAGTTAAATATTTGGTATGTGCTAGTACACCCGTGAGTACTCTGGACGAAGTAAAAACTTCTATTGACACCTTCGGAAAAGCAGGAGAAGCTTGTAAAAAGGCAGGACTTCAATTGGTATTTCATAACCACACTGCCGAATTTGAAAAGGTAGAAGGCCAGTTGCCTTATGAAATGTTTATATCACAGCTTAGTTCTGATATATTAAAGTTTGAGCTAGACTTGGCTTGGGCCATGAAAGCAGGAGTAGATGTGGTAGCATTGTTCAAGAAAAACCCAGGACGTTTTCCAATGTGGCATGTAAAAGATTTAGACAAAACCACAATGAAACCTGTAGAAATTGGCAATGGCTTTATTGATTTTACACCAATTTTTGCCGCCGCCAAAACGGCTGGTGTCAAGCATTATTTTGTAGAACAAGACGGAGCTACCACTCCTATCGAAAGCCTCACAACAAGTTTTAATAATTTAAGAAATAAAATATAA
- a CDS encoding TonB-dependent receptor, with amino-acid sequence MYTCTKKTPQFPYWTNALFVLFALLFLNSFAGFSQGTDATISGRVSDDKGDIIPGATIKVRNESTGFQTGTISNAQGEFQLLQLPLGKPYSVTVSFVGYQTQKYTNYTLNQGDRLKINATLKQGNTELNEVIVSGNSFVNKETERAGAAIAVTSLQMKQLPMEGRNFTALTALSPLQGKNGSFSGQRSSSTNVTMDGVNARNMYTNGAIGNGPYTISQEAIREYQVSTNNYDVTQGRQGGGSVNAVTKNGTNTMEGSAFFFQRANQATLAGNKLFPLASEYNINGTPRTTVFDQKQYGFSLGGAFVKDKLHYFVAFDRQNETIPFQIAPVYDQTQEQNFGITKENLDKVIAVAREKYGMKNTQQYGDFSRETVANALFARLDWQINDKHKLTFRNNLTTWLSPNSTSDNSNINLLESWIGFKSTENSTLVSLRSSLSPDITNELKIQYQTVARDYIVSDDLPSANIPRAIITVRSVIPTATNPNATQTRTVQFGGQRFGTETTRDKTIQLANTTYLRKGNFNYKFGTDNMLTFLNSTIVNEMNGRFFFSSLQDFIDQKPSRYAREVPLVDPAVKQSLLDLALFAQVDFSPLPNVTAMAGLRYDATIFFRQGDPNPKTESNLGIKTNNTLADFNNIQPRVQLTWDVQGRQKDIVKFGGGIFSAQPVSYLQLNNIQNSGTMVGSIDISGAGVPKPDFVSYRNNPSTAPGIPAGASYVSTINAVSDDFQVPSIYKFNLSYNRFFNSRFRAGINMLWSKTVNNYVYYDRNIVDQPYFRLSNEGNRGVYVPANTIPENGSTDWTKGRKANDLGRVLELESTGILNQYAIVLDASMKLGNDGYLTISYTKNDTKDNSSFNCCVANTSTFRPVVDDPRDQTISYSDDQFSDKLVISAATPSVKGFQLGAILNGVGGTRYSFMVGGNKSLNGDFVLTNDLAFVFDPNNPSVPEPIRKGIQGLLDNPEVTESVKNYIRNNIGRVAERNGGVNPFYYTVDLRLTKDIHILKRTLSLSADCFNFMNLLDKTQGVSYNHGNVNLVTMTGFDQKTQNYTYTVESGAGRKQSTAGGTPWRIQLGLRYAF; translated from the coding sequence ATGTATACTTGTACAAAAAAAACACCCCAATTTCCTTACTGGACAAACGCCCTATTTGTTCTTTTTGCCTTACTTTTTCTCAATAGTTTTGCTGGTTTTTCGCAAGGAACAGATGCTACTATTTCAGGAAGAGTTTCAGATGATAAGGGCGACATCATTCCTGGTGCTACTATCAAGGTAAGAAACGAATCTACAGGTTTTCAAACGGGAACAATCTCAAATGCCCAAGGCGAATTCCAATTGCTTCAGTTGCCACTTGGTAAACCGTATTCAGTTACGGTTTCTTTTGTAGGGTATCAAACACAAAAGTATACTAATTATACCCTCAACCAAGGCGACCGCCTCAAAATAAACGCTACACTCAAACAAGGTAATACCGAACTCAATGAGGTGATTGTAAGTGGCAATTCTTTTGTCAATAAAGAAACCGAACGTGCTGGTGCAGCTATTGCAGTAACATCTTTGCAAATGAAACAATTACCTATGGAGGGTCGTAACTTTACGGCTTTAACGGCTTTGTCGCCTCTACAAGGTAAAAATGGTAGTTTTAGTGGACAGCGTAGCTCGTCTACCAACGTAACGATGGACGGCGTGAATGCTCGAAATATGTACACCAATGGAGCTATTGGGAATGGCCCTTATACAATTTCGCAGGAGGCCATTCGAGAGTATCAGGTTTCGACCAATAACTATGACGTAACGCAGGGTCGTCAGGGGGGCGGTTCGGTAAATGCTGTTACCAAAAACGGAACGAATACAATGGAAGGTTCGGCTTTCTTTTTCCAAAGAGCCAACCAAGCTACTTTGGCAGGTAACAAATTGTTTCCATTGGCCAGCGAATACAATATAAATGGTACGCCACGTACAACTGTTTTTGACCAAAAACAGTATGGGTTTTCGTTGGGCGGTGCTTTTGTCAAAGATAAATTACATTATTTCGTAGCTTTCGACCGTCAGAACGAGACGATTCCTTTCCAGATTGCTCCTGTATATGACCAAACTCAAGAACAAAACTTTGGTATTACTAAGGAAAACCTAGATAAGGTAATTGCTGTAGCCCGTGAAAAGTATGGTATGAAAAACACTCAACAATATGGCGATTTTTCTCGTGAAACGGTAGCAAATGCCCTTTTTGCTCGTTTAGATTGGCAAATTAATGATAAGCATAAATTAACTTTTAGAAATAACCTAACTACTTGGTTAAGCCCTAATTCTACGTCTGACAACTCCAATATCAATTTGTTAGAGAGCTGGATTGGTTTTAAATCTACCGAAAACAGTACTTTGGTGTCGTTGCGTTCATCGTTGAGTCCTGATATAACCAACGAATTGAAAATACAATATCAAACTGTTGCCAGAGACTACATTGTAAGCGATGACCTACCAAGTGCCAATATTCCTAGAGCGATTATTACAGTAAGGTCGGTAATTCCTACGGCAACCAACCCAAATGCTACCCAAACTAGAACCGTACAGTTTGGAGGACAACGTTTTGGTACAGAAACGACTCGTGACAAAACTATCCAGTTGGCCAATACAACTTATTTGAGAAAAGGAAACTTCAACTACAAGTTTGGTACAGACAATATGTTGACATTCTTGAACTCGACTATTGTGAATGAAATGAATGGTCGTTTCTTCTTTTCAAGCTTACAAGACTTTATAGACCAAAAACCTAGCCGTTATGCTCGTGAAGTACCATTGGTAGACCCTGCCGTAAAACAATCGTTGTTGGACTTGGCATTGTTTGCACAAGTAGACTTTTCGCCGCTACCTAACGTAACAGCAATGGCAGGCTTGAGATACGACGCTACGATTTTCTTCAGACAAGGCGACCCAAACCCTAAAACCGAAAGTAATTTGGGAATAAAAACAAACAATACTCTGGCCGATTTCAACAATATTCAGCCACGTGTACAATTAACTTGGGATGTACAAGGTCGTCAGAAAGATATTGTAAAATTTGGTGGTGGTATTTTCTCAGCTCAGCCTGTTTCGTACTTACAGTTGAATAATATCCAAAATAGTGGTACTATGGTTGGCTCGATTGATATTTCGGGGGCAGGTGTCCCAAAACCTGATTTTGTTTCGTACCGCAACAATCCATCAACCGCACCAGGTATTCCGGCAGGAGCAAGTTATGTGTCAACAATCAATGCCGTAAGCGACGATTTCCAAGTACCTTCTATTTACAAATTCAACTTGTCGTACAACCGTTTCTTTAATTCTCGTTTCCGTGCGGGTATCAATATGCTTTGGTCAAAAACTGTGAATAACTACGTATATTATGACCGCAATATTGTAGACCAGCCATATTTCAGATTAAGCAACGAAGGCAACAGAGGCGTATATGTACCTGCTAATACAATTCCAGAAAATGGCTCGACAGACTGGACAAAAGGAAGAAAAGCCAATGATTTGGGGCGCGTACTAGAGTTAGAATCTACAGGTATTTTAAATCAATATGCCATTGTATTAGATGCTAGTATGAAATTAGGCAACGATGGGTATTTGACTATTAGCTATACCAAAAACGATACAAAAGATAACTCTTCGTTCAACTGCTGTGTGGCCAATACGTCAACGTTCCGCCCTGTTGTAGACGACCCTCGTGACCAAACAATTTCTTATTCAGACGACCAGTTTTCAGATAAACTTGTTATTTCGGCCGCAACACCGTCAGTAAAAGGTTTTCAGTTAGGAGCTATCCTTAATGGTGTTGGTGGTACTCGCTATTCGTTTATGGTAGGTGGAAACAAAAGTTTGAATGGTGACTTCGTATTGACAAACGACCTTGCTTTTGTATTTGACCCTAACAATCCAAGTGTACCAGAGCCAATCAGAAAAGGTATTCAGGGATTATTGGACAATCCAGAAGTAACTGAGAGTGTTAAAAATTATATCAGAAACAATATTGGCCGTGTAGCCGAGCGTAACGGAGGGGTCAATCCATTCTATTATACTGTTGATTTGCGTTTGACCAAAGATATTCATATTCTAAAACGTACTCTTTCTCTTTCGGCCGACTGCTTTAATTTCATGAACCTGTTAGACAAAACCCAAGGTGTTAGCTACAACCACGGCAATGTCAATTTGGTAACAATGACAGGTTTTGACCAAAAAACACAGAATTATACTTATACCGTAGAAAGCGGTGCAGGTAGAAAACAATCTACAGCAGGTGGTACTCCTTGGAGAATCCAGCTAGGCTTGAGATACGCATTTTAA
- a CDS encoding alkaline phosphatase family protein, which produces MKKIANIFIISVLFAFSTIAQQSKYVVIISLDGFRPDFYRQAQWPTPNLHEMAALGASSDGVRGVFPTVTYPSHTTIITGVMPIKHGIFHNTPFEPTGQTGRWNWENNLIKSETIWDAAHKKGLKTASIHWPVTVGAKSIDYNIPETNIEKNAKDPLIQMRQFANPKGLFEEIEQNATGKLTARNMDSDYLTMDENIARMAAHVIETYKPNLTTVHIFNLDHFEHKEGRNGPNVVRAIAGADRAVGKIMEAVEKAGIKDSTTFLIVGDHGFVDIHDQIAPNVWLAKAGLMEKKKDRGNWKATFHPQGGMAFLYLKDKNDEQTLKQVQQILQNLPESTKKMFRVVEPKELAAIGADPEAKLALTAMQGFSFSDAFEEPFLKPAKGGTHGYFPNFKEIETGFIAFGAGIKPQTVIPTMGLEDITPLVAQLLALQMSNLDGILYPGILQNVPKK; this is translated from the coding sequence ATGAAAAAAATAGCTAACATTTTTATTATCAGCGTTTTATTTGCTTTTAGTACTATTGCACAGCAATCTAAATACGTGGTTATTATCAGCTTAGACGGCTTTCGCCCCGACTTCTATCGTCAGGCTCAGTGGCCAACACCCAACTTACACGAAATGGCGGCTTTGGGTGCATCTTCTGATGGCGTTAGAGGTGTTTTTCCTACCGTTACGTACCCCTCGCATACAACCATTATTACAGGCGTAATGCCTATCAAGCATGGTATTTTTCATAATACACCTTTTGAGCCAACTGGCCAAACGGGTCGCTGGAATTGGGAAAACAATTTGATCAAATCAGAAACTATTTGGGACGCCGCTCATAAAAAAGGCCTAAAAACGGCATCTATTCACTGGCCAGTTACGGTAGGAGCTAAAAGTATTGATTATAATATTCCTGAAACGAATATCGAAAAAAACGCAAAAGACCCTTTAATTCAAATGCGTCAGTTTGCTAATCCAAAGGGGTTATTTGAAGAAATAGAACAAAATGCTACAGGCAAACTCACAGCTCGTAATATGGATAGCGATTACCTAACAATGGACGAAAATATTGCTCGTATGGCTGCACATGTTATTGAAACCTATAAGCCCAATTTAACAACGGTTCATATTTTCAACCTCGACCACTTTGAGCATAAAGAAGGGCGTAATGGCCCCAATGTAGTACGTGCTATTGCTGGAGCTGACCGTGCTGTTGGTAAAATTATGGAGGCTGTCGAAAAAGCTGGCATCAAGGATAGTACTACATTTTTGATTGTTGGCGACCACGGTTTTGTAGATATTCACGACCAGATTGCCCCAAATGTATGGCTTGCCAAGGCTGGGTTGATGGAAAAGAAAAAAGATAGAGGCAACTGGAAAGCAACTTTTCATCCACAGGGCGGTATGGCATTTTTGTATTTGAAAGATAAAAATGATGAACAAACCCTCAAACAAGTTCAGCAAATTTTACAGAATTTACCCGAATCTACTAAAAAAATGTTCCGTGTTGTTGAGCCTAAAGAATTAGCCGCTATTGGTGCCGACCCCGAAGCCAAACTTGCTTTGACGGCTATGCAAGGGTTTTCGTTTTCAGATGCTTTTGAAGAACCATTCTTAAAGCCTGCCAAAGGAGGAACACACGGTTATTTCCCTAATTTCAAGGAAATAGAAACAGGTTTTATCGCTTTTGGGGCTGGTATTAAGCCCCAAACGGTAATTCCAACCATGGGATTAGAAGATATTACGCCGTTGGTAGCTCAGTTATTGGCTTTACAAATGAGCAATTTAGACGGTATTTTGTACCCTGGCATTTTACAAAATGTTCCTAAAAAATAA